The Colletes latitarsis isolate SP2378_abdomen chromosome 1, iyColLati1, whole genome shotgun sequence genome has a segment encoding these proteins:
- the Tsl gene encoding membrane-attack complex domain containing protein torso-like isoform X3, which yields MCFRRRQPREMWSRSRFLVLAWMLALLVGVRVNGGSQRPRLGGAVNIFSRYGYLSISMRVLPRNDTETWIFREPTLDVFTNPVATVNKQHQQTVIFDGDFHMEFCDNIRQLLQAYFRDFTFERLERPWRAFTGSWTKAAVARHLGINSSFITGEHCYVLVRVARFRENEKLAGTAESMIVDEAVFRETSNVTVGDTASVVRFIKNFGSHYIAAYVTGNSLYQVFVYTPQAYLRIKERLKMRGVGNLSNVELSNYFSPWYAEHIGSIQAASGNRTVEAWAVERLRNQYYIFSHASLLKLHGDAMLLKQLDGLLGNEALLQLQLRTLAPIFNDTQQREWFLEVIDNYFKLWEVNM from the exons AT GTGCTTCCGCCGCAGGCAGCCGCGAGAGATGTGGTCGCGTTCGCGATTTTTGGTCCTGGCGTGGATGCTTGCGTTATTGGTGGGAGTACGAGTCAACGGAGGATCGCAGAGACCGCGTCTAGGCGGCGCCGTGAACATCTTCAGCCGATACGGCTACCTGAGCATCAGTATGAGAGTGTTGCCCAGAAACGACACCGAAACCTGGATATTCCGGGAGCCGACGTTGGACGTTTTCACGAATCCGGTCGCCACAGTCAACAAGCAACATCAGCAGACCGTGATCTTCGACGGTGACTTTCACATGGAGTTCTGCGACAACATCCGGCAGCTTCTGCAAGCCTATTTCCGGGACTTCACGTTCGAGAGGCTGGAGAGACCGTGGCGAGCGTTCACCGGTAGCTGGACCAAGGCGGCCGTGGCTCGCCATTTGGGTATCAACTCGTCGTTCATCACCGGGGAACACTGCTACGTGCTGGTGCGCGTCGCCAGATTCCGTGAGAACGAGAAGCTCGCAGGCACGGCGGAGTCGATGATCGTCGACGAGGCCGTTTTCAGGGAAACGAGCAACGTCACGGTGGGCGACACCGCGAGCGTGGTTCGATTCATCAAGAACTTTGGCTCGCACTACATCGCCGCCTACGTTACGGGGAATTCATTGTACCAG GTATTCGTTTACACGCCTCAGGCATATCTGCGTATAAAGGAACGTTTGAAGATGCGCGGCGTGGGGAATCTCTCAAATGTCGAATTAAGTAACTATTTTTCGCCGTGGTACGCTGAGCATATTGGTTCCATACAAGCTGCGAGCGGGAACCGTACCGTCGAAGCATGGGCAGTGGAACGTCTTCGAAACCAATATTACATTTTCTCCCATGCAAGCCTGCTGAAATTGCACGGAGATGCAATGCTTCTGAAGCAACTCGACGGGTTGCTAGGAAACGAGGCGCTGTTGCAGCTTCAGCTGCGAACTTTGGCGCCTATTTTCAATGACACTCAACAACGCGAGTGGTTCCTCGAGGTGATCGATAATTACTTTAAGTTATGGGAAGTGAATATGTGA
- the Tsl gene encoding membrane-attack complex domain containing protein torso-like isoform X2 produces MHIKQCFRRRQPREMWSRSRFLVLAWMLALLVGVRVNGGSQRPRLGGAVNIFSRYGYLSISMRVLPRNDTETWIFREPTLDVFTNPVATVNKQHQQTVIFDGDFHMEFCDNIRQLLQAYFRDFTFERLERPWRAFTGSWTKAAVARHLGINSSFITGEHCYVLVRVARFRENEKLAGTAESMIVDEAVFRETSNVTVGDTASVVRFIKNFGSHYIAAYVTGNSLYQVFVYTPQAYLRIKERLKMRGVGNLSNVELSNYFSPWYAEHIGSIQAASGNRTVEAWAVERLRNQYYIFSHASLLKLHGDAMLLKQLDGLLGNEALLQLQLRTLAPIFNDTQQREWFLEVIDNYFKLWEVNM; encoded by the exons ATGCATATTAAACA GTGCTTCCGCCGCAGGCAGCCGCGAGAGATGTGGTCGCGTTCGCGATTTTTGGTCCTGGCGTGGATGCTTGCGTTATTGGTGGGAGTACGAGTCAACGGAGGATCGCAGAGACCGCGTCTAGGCGGCGCCGTGAACATCTTCAGCCGATACGGCTACCTGAGCATCAGTATGAGAGTGTTGCCCAGAAACGACACCGAAACCTGGATATTCCGGGAGCCGACGTTGGACGTTTTCACGAATCCGGTCGCCACAGTCAACAAGCAACATCAGCAGACCGTGATCTTCGACGGTGACTTTCACATGGAGTTCTGCGACAACATCCGGCAGCTTCTGCAAGCCTATTTCCGGGACTTCACGTTCGAGAGGCTGGAGAGACCGTGGCGAGCGTTCACCGGTAGCTGGACCAAGGCGGCCGTGGCTCGCCATTTGGGTATCAACTCGTCGTTCATCACCGGGGAACACTGCTACGTGCTGGTGCGCGTCGCCAGATTCCGTGAGAACGAGAAGCTCGCAGGCACGGCGGAGTCGATGATCGTCGACGAGGCCGTTTTCAGGGAAACGAGCAACGTCACGGTGGGCGACACCGCGAGCGTGGTTCGATTCATCAAGAACTTTGGCTCGCACTACATCGCCGCCTACGTTACGGGGAATTCATTGTACCAG GTATTCGTTTACACGCCTCAGGCATATCTGCGTATAAAGGAACGTTTGAAGATGCGCGGCGTGGGGAATCTCTCAAATGTCGAATTAAGTAACTATTTTTCGCCGTGGTACGCTGAGCATATTGGTTCCATACAAGCTGCGAGCGGGAACCGTACCGTCGAAGCATGGGCAGTGGAACGTCTTCGAAACCAATATTACATTTTCTCCCATGCAAGCCTGCTGAAATTGCACGGAGATGCAATGCTTCTGAAGCAACTCGACGGGTTGCTAGGAAACGAGGCGCTGTTGCAGCTTCAGCTGCGAACTTTGGCGCCTATTTTCAATGACACTCAACAACGCGAGTGGTTCCTCGAGGTGATCGATAATTACTTTAAGTTATGGGAAGTGAATATGTGA
- the Tsl gene encoding membrane-attack complex domain containing protein torso-like isoform X1 → MKDQIEFDELCNCISLVTSMIVSFFASGSYHRLLFPFHFKSTPRGSLRSQASNGCFRRRQPREMWSRSRFLVLAWMLALLVGVRVNGGSQRPRLGGAVNIFSRYGYLSISMRVLPRNDTETWIFREPTLDVFTNPVATVNKQHQQTVIFDGDFHMEFCDNIRQLLQAYFRDFTFERLERPWRAFTGSWTKAAVARHLGINSSFITGEHCYVLVRVARFRENEKLAGTAESMIVDEAVFRETSNVTVGDTASVVRFIKNFGSHYIAAYVTGNSLYQVFVYTPQAYLRIKERLKMRGVGNLSNVELSNYFSPWYAEHIGSIQAASGNRTVEAWAVERLRNQYYIFSHASLLKLHGDAMLLKQLDGLLGNEALLQLQLRTLAPIFNDTQQREWFLEVIDNYFKLWEVNM, encoded by the exons ATGAAAGATCAAATAGAATTTGATGAACTCTGTAATTGCATTTCTTTAGTTACTTCGATGATTGTTTCGTTCTTTGCGAGTGGTTCGTATCATCGTTTACTATTTCCTTTTCACTTCAAAAGCACTCCTCGAGGATCGTTGAGAAGTCAAGCATCGAATGG GTGCTTCCGCCGCAGGCAGCCGCGAGAGATGTGGTCGCGTTCGCGATTTTTGGTCCTGGCGTGGATGCTTGCGTTATTGGTGGGAGTACGAGTCAACGGAGGATCGCAGAGACCGCGTCTAGGCGGCGCCGTGAACATCTTCAGCCGATACGGCTACCTGAGCATCAGTATGAGAGTGTTGCCCAGAAACGACACCGAAACCTGGATATTCCGGGAGCCGACGTTGGACGTTTTCACGAATCCGGTCGCCACAGTCAACAAGCAACATCAGCAGACCGTGATCTTCGACGGTGACTTTCACATGGAGTTCTGCGACAACATCCGGCAGCTTCTGCAAGCCTATTTCCGGGACTTCACGTTCGAGAGGCTGGAGAGACCGTGGCGAGCGTTCACCGGTAGCTGGACCAAGGCGGCCGTGGCTCGCCATTTGGGTATCAACTCGTCGTTCATCACCGGGGAACACTGCTACGTGCTGGTGCGCGTCGCCAGATTCCGTGAGAACGAGAAGCTCGCAGGCACGGCGGAGTCGATGATCGTCGACGAGGCCGTTTTCAGGGAAACGAGCAACGTCACGGTGGGCGACACCGCGAGCGTGGTTCGATTCATCAAGAACTTTGGCTCGCACTACATCGCCGCCTACGTTACGGGGAATTCATTGTACCAG GTATTCGTTTACACGCCTCAGGCATATCTGCGTATAAAGGAACGTTTGAAGATGCGCGGCGTGGGGAATCTCTCAAATGTCGAATTAAGTAACTATTTTTCGCCGTGGTACGCTGAGCATATTGGTTCCATACAAGCTGCGAGCGGGAACCGTACCGTCGAAGCATGGGCAGTGGAACGTCTTCGAAACCAATATTACATTTTCTCCCATGCAAGCCTGCTGAAATTGCACGGAGATGCAATGCTTCTGAAGCAACTCGACGGGTTGCTAGGAAACGAGGCGCTGTTGCAGCTTCAGCTGCGAACTTTGGCGCCTATTTTCAATGACACTCAACAACGCGAGTGGTTCCTCGAGGTGATCGATAATTACTTTAAGTTATGGGAAGTGAATATGTGA
- the Tsl gene encoding membrane-attack complex domain containing protein torso-like isoform X4 gives MWSRSRFLVLAWMLALLVGVRVNGGSQRPRLGGAVNIFSRYGYLSISMRVLPRNDTETWIFREPTLDVFTNPVATVNKQHQQTVIFDGDFHMEFCDNIRQLLQAYFRDFTFERLERPWRAFTGSWTKAAVARHLGINSSFITGEHCYVLVRVARFRENEKLAGTAESMIVDEAVFRETSNVTVGDTASVVRFIKNFGSHYIAAYVTGNSLYQVFVYTPQAYLRIKERLKMRGVGNLSNVELSNYFSPWYAEHIGSIQAASGNRTVEAWAVERLRNQYYIFSHASLLKLHGDAMLLKQLDGLLGNEALLQLQLRTLAPIFNDTQQREWFLEVIDNYFKLWEVNM, from the exons ATGTGGTCGCGTTCGCGATTTTTGGTCCTGGCGTGGATGCTTGCGTTATTGGTGGGAGTACGAGTCAACGGAGGATCGCAGAGACCGCGTCTAGGCGGCGCCGTGAACATCTTCAGCCGATACGGCTACCTGAGCATCAGTATGAGAGTGTTGCCCAGAAACGACACCGAAACCTGGATATTCCGGGAGCCGACGTTGGACGTTTTCACGAATCCGGTCGCCACAGTCAACAAGCAACATCAGCAGACCGTGATCTTCGACGGTGACTTTCACATGGAGTTCTGCGACAACATCCGGCAGCTTCTGCAAGCCTATTTCCGGGACTTCACGTTCGAGAGGCTGGAGAGACCGTGGCGAGCGTTCACCGGTAGCTGGACCAAGGCGGCCGTGGCTCGCCATTTGGGTATCAACTCGTCGTTCATCACCGGGGAACACTGCTACGTGCTGGTGCGCGTCGCCAGATTCCGTGAGAACGAGAAGCTCGCAGGCACGGCGGAGTCGATGATCGTCGACGAGGCCGTTTTCAGGGAAACGAGCAACGTCACGGTGGGCGACACCGCGAGCGTGGTTCGATTCATCAAGAACTTTGGCTCGCACTACATCGCCGCCTACGTTACGGGGAATTCATTGTACCAG GTATTCGTTTACACGCCTCAGGCATATCTGCGTATAAAGGAACGTTTGAAGATGCGCGGCGTGGGGAATCTCTCAAATGTCGAATTAAGTAACTATTTTTCGCCGTGGTACGCTGAGCATATTGGTTCCATACAAGCTGCGAGCGGGAACCGTACCGTCGAAGCATGGGCAGTGGAACGTCTTCGAAACCAATATTACATTTTCTCCCATGCAAGCCTGCTGAAATTGCACGGAGATGCAATGCTTCTGAAGCAACTCGACGGGTTGCTAGGAAACGAGGCGCTGTTGCAGCTTCAGCTGCGAACTTTGGCGCCTATTTTCAATGACACTCAACAACGCGAGTGGTTCCTCGAGGTGATCGATAATTACTTTAAGTTATGGGAAGTGAATATGTGA